The genomic segment GACGGTGAGCCGATCAAGCCGGCCCGAGATTCGCGTGCCCCCGCCCGCCGCTTTGCCGCCCGCGCCGAGGTTCATCTTGCGCAGATCGAGCGCGCCGCCCTTGACCTCGACATCGGGCGCGCGCCCCGCGCCGCGCCCCACCAGATCGACCGCGCCATCGAACCAGCCGCCCAGCCGCAGCTTCGACAGGCTCAGCCGCTCGAGCCCGCCCCCCGCCGCCACCGCCAGCCGCCCCTCGCCCGAAAGCCCCGGCGCGGTGAGCGCGATCCGGTCGATCTCGGGCGGCGCGCCGAGCGCGCCCGCGATCTGCAAATTCCCCTTCGGGCCCGCGGCCTTGGCAAAACCCACCTCGGGGATCTTCAGCGCGAGCCCCTTGAGATCGGTCTCGAGCCGGAAGCCCGAGCGCCCCCCCTGCACCAGATCGACCGCGAGCGAGCCCCAGCCCGCCCCCGAGACCATCCCCGCCGGCAAGCCCACCTTGAAGGTCTCGAGCCCCGCCGGCGTGATCTCGACATAGCCGCGCACCGCGGAGAGGCCCTTGTATTCGGGCCCGAAATTCTGCGCCCAGCGCCCGTCGAACCGCACCCCGTCGAGCGCGCCGCGCCCCGAGATCACGAGCCCCTTGCGATCGGCCGTGAGGCGCAAGAGATCCGCCGTGAAGGCCCGCCCCGGCACGATCTTCTCCGAGCGCACATCCATGAGTTTCGCGCGCACGTCGAAATCGACCTCATTGGGCGGCAGCTTCTTCTTCATCACGAAGCGCAGATTGGTCTCGGCCTCGGCCCAGCCCTCGGCGATATCGGTGCCGCGCCCGGCCTTGGTCATGAATTCGAAGGGCTTTTGATCGAGGAGCGACAGCGCCGCCGGGATCGGCGAGCGGGTGACGAGATGGACCTCGGCGGGCGCGGGTTTCACCCGGATATCGCGCACCACCATGGTCGAATCGGCCACCTCGATCTGCCCGCCCGCGGGCGCGATCACATGCCCCTCCTCGACCATCAGCGCATGCGAGAAGGCATGGATCGTGGCAAAGCCGCGCCCCTCTCGGATCAGCGGCAGCTCGCGCAGGACCCGCACATCGGCGCCGCGGAACTCATATCCGAGCGCCAGCTGCGGCTCGGCGCCGGGCGCAAGCCGCAGCGCCGCGCGCACGTTTTGCAGCTCGCCCGTGGCGACATTGAGATCGACCCAATTACGGGTATGGGGCACGAGCGCGGGCGGCCAGAGCGCGAGCAGATCGCCATGGCTGATCCGGTCGATGCCGGTATCGACCGCCACCCGCCAGCCCGCCGCATCGGCCGAAACCGCGCCGCGCGCGCTCAGCCGGTGGTCGCCCTCGACGAGCTGGAGCTGGCCGAGTTCCGCGCGGAAGGGCTTGAGCCGCAGCCGCAGATCGACCGCGCCTTCCGAGAACCGCGCCGGGCGCTCGAACACGCCCTCGGGGTCGAGCTGCAGATCCGAGAGCGAGACCTGCGTCAGCACGCTTTGCGGCAGGCCCTTGCGGAACTCGCGCAAGAGCGCCTGCCCCGCCGCCTTGAAACGCAGCGCGCGGCTGGTGAAGCTCAGCTCCGAGACGCTGACGCGCTGCGCGCCGCGGTCATAGGCGAGCGCGAGATGGGCGCCCTCGAAGGGGATCGGGCGCGCGCCCTCGGCGGGGCTGAGCGCGCCCTGGCCGAGCTCGAGCGTGGCATCCATCCGCTCGAGCGTGCCCGCCGCATCGAGCCCCGAGCGCAGGCTGCCCGAGATCGGCGCATCGATCAGCCCAAGGACCGCGAGCGCGGGCGATTGCAGCGCCAGATCGCGGGCGGGCACATCGGTAACCGCCGCGCCGAAACTCGCCTCGGGGCTGCCCTTGCGCGTCGAGGCGGTGAGCGCCACCTGCGCGGGCAGCCGCCCCGCCTCGCCGACATCGAAGGCGAGCGTCAGCCCGATCGCCTGCGGATCCTGGCTGAGCCGCAGCCGCCCCTGCGAGACCTCCCAGTTGCGCCCGAGCCGCTCATCGCGCAGCCGCAGCGTCAGCTCCTCGGCGGTGATCTGCTCGAGCCCCTTGAGCGCGGGCGTGGCGAAGGCCGCCTCGAACGCGTCGAGCGCGGCGGTGATCGTGGTGAAAGGCATCGGCGCCTGGCCGAGATCGAGGTCGATCCGGCCATCCTCGAGCCGGCGCAGCGCCACCGTCGCGCCGCGCACCCGCAGGCTCTTCAGCCCCGGCCGCCCGGCCAAAAGGCCCTCGGTGTCGAGCGTCGCGCGCAGCTCGCCCAGCACCGCGATCGGCAACCCCGAGGCGCGGGTGAGCTCGACATAGCGAAACCGCACCCGCGGCAAGAACCCCTCATCGACGAAGATCTCCGCCCCGCCGCCGAGCGTGACCTTGAGCCGCCCGCCGAGCGCCGCATTGGCGCGCGTCTCGATCCGGTCGACGAGCGCGCGCGGCACCGGCACCGGCTGATGGGTGACCACCATCGCCGCAAAGAGCGCCGCGATCAGCAAAAGCGGCACCGCGAGCACCACGACGAGCCCGAAGCGCGGCCGGCGCAGCGCCCGCCAGGGCGGCGGCTCCGCCCGCGCGCCCGCGCGCGCGCCCCGCGCCGCAGCGACCGCCATCACCAGATCGGCCCGCGCCCCCCCGGAAAGCGGCGCCGCCCCCGCATCAGGCGCCGCATCGGGCGCCGCATCGGGCGCAACCGCGCAGCCGTCAGCCTCCCCCAGAGGGGCGCTCTCCGGCCGCGCGCGCCACGCGCGAGGATCACCGTCTGGACGCTCTTCGCTCATCAACCCTCATGTGCCGCCCCGCCCCCGGCGCTCTCGCGGCCTCCGGTTTACATTTCGGCGAGACGACCTAACTTCGTGAGGAGTTTAGCAGCCTTGCGCAGGAAAAGGAGAGACAAATGATTGCCATCGGCGAAACCGCGCCGGAGTTCACCCTGCCCCGCACCGAAGCGGGCACCGAGAGCGCCGAGCTGACGCTCTCGACGCTGCGCCCGGGCAAGGTCGTGCTCTATTTCTACCCCAAGGACGATACCCCCGGCTGCACCACCGAGGCGCTCGATTTCACCCGCCTCGGGGCCGAATTCGCCGCCGCCGGCGCGACGGTGATCGGGATCTCGAAGGATACCACTGCCAAACACGAGAAATTCTGCGCCAAACACGGGCTCGGCGTGGTGCTCGTCTCGGATGCCGAGAGCGACACCTGTGAGCGCTACGGCACCTGGGTCGAGAAAAGCATGTATGGGCGCACCTCCATGGGCATCCAGCGCGCGACCTTCCTGATCGACGGCGCGGGCAAGGTCGCGCAGGTCTGGCCGAAGGTGAAGGTCGCGGGCCATGCCGAGGAGGTGCTCGAAGCGGTGCGCGCGCTCGGCTGAGCCGCCCCCGCCCCTGCCCGGCGCCGCGCCCGGTTGCGGGCAAAGCGTGCGTATTTGGACCAAGAAGAAACAGCTGCGCGCGCCCTGGTTTCTTCTTGGCAAAAATACGCAAGCCCCGCCGGGGTCGGCGCAGCGCCCGCCTTTCGCGCCCCCGGCCTTCGGCAGAATCTCGCCCAAACCCGCCCGCCCCGCGCCCTGCGACGCCGCGTCCGGGCGAAAGCGGTTGCGCCGCGCCGCCCGCGCTTGCTAAGTCCGTCGCGGCCCCTTCGGGTGGCGCGGCCCGCCGCCGCCCCGCCCCGAGGGCCTCCCGATGGCTGCGACACAGGACTTCCGGTTTGCCCAAACGCCTTCTTCTCCGCGTGAACGCGAGCCTCGAGCGCTGGCTGCCCGAGCAACGTCTGTTCATGAAATCCGACGACACCACCCGCTTCGTGCGGCTGCGCCCGCTGACGCAGCTCGCCGGGCTGGCGGGGGCGGCGCTCCTGTTCACCTGGGCGGTCATCGCCTCGGCGCTGCTGTTCATCGACGGGATCTCCTCGGGCTCGGCGCGCGACCAGGCCGCGATCGCGCGTGCGGCGTTCGAGAACCGCCTCGACAGCCTCGCCCGCGAGCGCGACAGCCGCGCCGCCGAGGCGCTGGCCGCGCAAAACCGTTTCCAGACCGCGCTCGAGCAGGTCTCGCAGATGCAATCGGCGCTGTTGGCTTCGGAAGAGCGCAACCGCGAGCTGCAGACCGGGATCAACGTCATCCAATCGACGCTGCGCCGCACGATGACCGAACGCGACGCCGCGCGCATCAAGCTCGCCGCCGCCGAGACCGGCACCGGCGCCGCCGGCCGCACGCCGAGCCTGCGCGCCGAGGAAATGGAGAGCACCGTCGACATGCTCTCGGCCGCGCTCGGCCAGGTCGCGACCGAGCGCGATCAGGCCAGCCAGGACGCCGCCGCGGCGCGCTCCGAAGCCGATGAGATCGCGCTGGAAAAACGCCTGCTCGAAGAGCGCAACGACGAGATCTTCACCACCCTCGAAGGCGCGGTGCAGATCTCGATGGCGCCGCTCGACAAGATGTTCAAGGCCGCCGGCATGAACCCCGACACCATCCTCAGCCAGGTGCGGCGCGGCTATTCGGGCACCGGCGGGCCGCTGATGCCGGTCTCGATCTCGTCGAAAAGCGTCGCCGATCTCTCCGCCGATGCCGCGCGCGCCAATGACATCCTCAAGCATCTCGACGCGATGAACATGTATCGCATCGCGCTCGACAAGCTGCCCTTCGCGCTGCCGGTGCGGCCGGGCAACTTCCGCTTCACCTCGCCCTTCGGCTATCGCTGGGGGCGGCTGCATGCGGGCGTCGATCTCGCGGGCTCGGTGGGCACGCCGATCACCGCACCCGCCGACGGCACCGTCACCGCCGCCGAATGGGAAAGCGGCTACGGCAACGTCGTCAAGATCCGCCATGATTTCGGGATCTCGACCGTCTACGGCCATCTGTCCAAAATCCGCGTGAGCGTCGGGCAAAAAGTCTCGCGCGGGGATCGCATCGGTGATATGGGCAATACCGGACGGTCCACGGGGCCGCATCTGCACTATGAAATCCGGGTGGACGGTTCACCCACCAACCCGATGACCTTCATCAAGGCTGCCAGAGA from the Rhodobacter xanthinilyticus genome contains:
- a CDS encoding peroxiredoxin translates to MIAIGETAPEFTLPRTEAGTESAELTLSTLRPGKVVLYFYPKDDTPGCTTEALDFTRLGAEFAAAGATVIGISKDTTAKHEKFCAKHGLGVVLVSDAESDTCERYGTWVEKSMYGRTSMGIQRATFLIDGAGKVAQVWPKVKVAGHAEEVLEAVRALG
- a CDS encoding M23 family metallopeptidase yields the protein MPKRLLLRVNASLERWLPEQRLFMKSDDTTRFVRLRPLTQLAGLAGAALLFTWAVIASALLFIDGISSGSARDQAAIARAAFENRLDSLARERDSRAAEALAAQNRFQTALEQVSQMQSALLASEERNRELQTGINVIQSTLRRTMTERDAARIKLAAAETGTGAAGRTPSLRAEEMESTVDMLSAALGQVATERDQASQDAAAARSEADEIALEKRLLEERNDEIFTTLEGAVQISMAPLDKMFKAAGMNPDTILSQVRRGYSGTGGPLMPVSISSKSVADLSADAARANDILKHLDAMNMYRIALDKLPFALPVRPGNFRFTSPFGYRWGRLHAGVDLAGSVGTPITAPADGTVTAAEWESGYGNVVKIRHDFGISTVYGHLSKIRVSVGQKVSRGDRIGDMGNTGRSTGPHLHYEIRVDGSPTNPMTFIKAARDVF